One genomic window of Branchiostoma lanceolatum isolate klBraLanc5 chromosome 5, klBraLanc5.hap2, whole genome shotgun sequence includes the following:
- the LOC136435710 gene encoding micronuclear linker histone polyprotein-like isoform X1, which produces MAEVGSLQVDHSYKRVVESWFPDLVQKEQSKSKASDAGETNRESGKNQSQPESTATISGEKSPLKSPKKKKQTVPMATKIGSLVEGKILPKLKKRQQVQQWEQTESKAPTADTTESEDQDSKLNSLSQRKQPGGQPQTGHEMTGQSQGGRKMSRSQVRRMKRRQKKALEQQTAGTQDVPEPEAVTGQFPTLENLLQSPSKGPQGKEEDIGQNKDKENSTGKKNNGPKKSPSHAGVNVKVETSLQKHKDGKEEESKEMKISATGSSATSVKIEDIAATSQAMKDTVGEKTSTPHTQKGQIKVKKERKTPSSSSEEKKTATNEQPSLPHIGEKKVKKESSSPNTSKSKKDSTGEEETSPPSSQVGQKQVETEPKTLDTVNRSDDGTFQSPASQKTSSVNDGGTMSTPGSKKKKIKKDQRSQERSVTKSPKSSKLTAEKQQETSLKLSSPKDETKEDQGISPSPERKNKRKRSQATQKQTSPDLTVRSKPGSSDCDLNKTAERRDLEQKDTSQDTSVLVSSKRKRKRRNKSKEPPSEELAESKEVKAALKKNVNLIQVNLSLTFDAEQVGNAEEDASTPGEGRKKRKRRKAKKVVTPEEQEPHAPVEPSPVKKPKLQNQPDLLGGAAKQTTEKSTTSVSQASPTTGQKTSLAKKEKKKRKNPLVAEQGSEKETAEDNIVSNTEETPAKKQRLSTENTEKGPHSTDNVATSDAQPTAALKRKRRRARRRKRTSSEQSQSSETGANSAVEPALKEGSTVSPGKPESQSSETGGSTAVEPALNDGGTVSPAKPEDESVTTLSPKTKRKRKKRRR; this is translated from the exons atggcggaagttGGGAGTTTGCAAGTCGACCACAGTTACAAACGTGTTGTAGAGAGCTGGTTTCCCGACTTAGTCCAGAAAGAACAGTCTAAAAGCAAAGCTAGCGATGCGGGAGAAACGAACCGAGAGTCTGGGAAGAATCAAAGCCAGCCTGAGAG TACGGCTACTATTAGTGGTGAGAAGTCCCCCTTGAAGTccccgaagaagaagaagcagactgttcccatggcaaccaAGATCGGCAGTCTGGTGGAGGGGAAGATCCTTCCGAAGCTGAAGAAGAGACAACAGGTGCAGCAGTGGGAGCAGACAG AAAGCAAAGCACCCACAGCCGACACAACAGAGAGTGAGGATCAGGACAGTAAGCTGAACTCCCTGTCCCAGCGGAAACAGCCAGGCGGTCAGCCGCAAACTGGACATGAGATGACCGGTCAGTCGCAAGGTGGACGCAAGATGTCCAGGAGTCAGGTACGGAGGATGAAGAGGAGACAGAAGAAGGCCTTGGAGCAACAGACAGCTGGAACACAAGA TGTGCCAGAACCAGAAGCAGTGACAGGACAGTTTCCAACCCTGGAGAACCTCTTACAGAGCCCCTCCAAGGGGCCACAGGGAAAAGAGGAAGACATTGGGCAAAACAAGGACAAAGAAAATAGCACAGGCAAGAAGAACAATGGCCCAAAAAAGTCACCAAGTCATGCAGGGGTGAATGTTAAAGTAGAGACATCATTGCAGAAACATAAAGatggaaaagaagaagaaagcaaagaaatgaaaatttcTGCTACAGGGTCATCAGCTACTAGTGTAAAGATAGAAGATATTGCAGCTACTTCTCAAGCAATGAAGGACACTGTTGGTGAGAAAACATCCACCCCTCACACTCAAAAGGGACAGATAAAGGTAAAGAAGGAACGGAAAACCCCATCATCTTCTTCTGAAGAAAAGAAGACAGCTACCAATGAACAACCATCATTGCCTCACATAGGAGAAAAGAAAGTGAAGAAAGAATCCTCATCTCCAAATACTTCTAAAAGTAAGAAAGACTCCACAGGTGAGGAGGAAACATCACCTCCTTCCTCTCAAGTAGGACAGAAGCAAGTTGAGACAGAACCCAAGACTTTAGATACAGTTAACAGGAGTGATGACGGCACATTTCAGAGCCCAGCGTCACAGAAAACATCTTCTGTAAATGATGGTGGTACTATGAGCACGCCTGgatcaaagaaaaagaaaatcaagaaggATCAGCGAAGTCAAGAACGGTCTGTGACAAAATCACCAAAGTCTTCCAAACTAAcagcagaaaaacaacaagaaacaagTCTGAAGTTGTCCAGTCCAAAGGATGAGACAAAAGAAGACCAGGGTATTAGTCCAAGCCcagaaaggaaaaacaaaagaaaaagatcCCAGGCTACACAGAAGCAGACTTCACCAGATCTGACAGTTAGGTCTAAACCAGGCAGTTCTGATTGTGATTTGAACAAAACTGCAGAGAGGAGAGACTTGGAACAGAAAGACACAAGTCAAGACACAAGTGTTCTTGTGTCAAGTAAACGGAAGAGAAAAAGACGTAATAAGTCCAAAGAACCACCTTCGGAAGAATTAGCAGAGTCAAAGGAAGTTAAAGCAGCCTTGAAGAAGAATGTGAACTTAATCCAGGTAAACCTAAGTCTCACATTTGATGCAGAACAGGTAGGTAATGCAGAAGAAGATGCTAGCACACCTGGGGAGGGTAGGAAAAAGAGAAAACGGAGAAAAGCCAAGAAAGTTGTGACACCTGAGGAGCAAGAACCACATGCACCTGTTGAACCTTCACCTGTTAAGAAACCCAAGCTGCAAAACCAACCTGATCTGCTAGGAGGTGCTGCTAAACAGACAACAGAAAAAAGCACTACTTCAGTTTCTCAAGCCAGTCCTACAACTGGTCAAAAAACAAGTCTAGCTaagaaggaaaagaagaaaagaaagaatccTTTGGTTGCAGAACAAGGCAGTGAAAAGGAAACAGCGGAAGACAACATTGTCTCAAATACAGAAGAGACACCAGCCAAGAAGCAAAGACTTTCTACTGAAAATACTGAAAAGGGGCCGCATTCTACTGATAATGTCGCTACTTCTGATGCACAACCAACAGCTGCTCTGAAAAGGAAGAGAAGGAGGGCAAGGAGGAGAAAAAGGACATCTTCAGAACAG AGTCAGTCATCAGAGACAGGAGCAAATTCTGCAGTTGAGCCTGCATTGAAGGAGGGCAGTACAGTCAGTCCTGGAAAACCTGAG AGTCAGTCGTCAGAGACAGGAggcagtactgcagtggagccTGCATTGAATGATGGTGGTACAGTCAGTCCTGCAAAACCTGAG GATGAATCTGTCACCACTTTGTCACCAAAGACGAaaaggaagagaaaaaaaagaagaagataa
- the LOC136435710 gene encoding micronuclear linker histone polyprotein-like isoform X2, translating to MAEVGSLQVDHSYKRVVESWFPDLVQKEQSKSKASDAGETNRESGKNQSQPESTATISGEKSPLKSPKKKKQTVPMATKIGSLVEGKILPKLKKRQQVQQWEQTESKAPTADTTESEDQDSKLNSLSQRKQPGGQPQTGHEMTGQSQGGRKMSRSQVRRMKRRQKKALEQQTAGTQDVPEPEAVTGQFPTLENLLQSPSKGPQGKEEDIGQNKDKENSTGKKNNGPKKSPSHAGVNVKVETSLQKHKDGKEEESKEMKISATGSSATSVKIEDIAATSQAMKDTVGEKTSTPHTQKGQIKVKKERKTPSSSSEEKKTATNEQPSLPHIGEKKVKKESSSPNTSKSKKDSTGEEETSPPSSQVGQKQVETEPKTLDTVNRSDDGTFQSPASQKTSSVNDGGTMSTPGSKKKKIKKDQRSQERSVTKSPKSSKLTAEKQQETSLKLSSPKDETKEDQGISPSPERKNKRKRSQATQKQTSPDLTVRSKPGSSDCDLNKTAERRDLEQKDTSQDTSVLVSSKRKRKRRNKSKEPPSEELAESKEVKAALKKNVNLIQVNLSLTFDAEQVGNAEEDASTPGEGRKKRKRRKAKKVVTPEEQEPHAPVEPSPVKKPKLQNQPDLLGGAAKQTTEKSTTSVSQASPTTGQKTSLAKKEKKKRKNPLVAEQGSEKETAEDNIVSNTEETPAKKQRLSTENTEKGPHSTDNVATSDAQPTAALKRKRRRARRRKRTSSEQSQSSETGGSTAVEPALNDGGTVSPAKPEDESVTTLSPKTKRKRKKRRR from the exons atggcggaagttGGGAGTTTGCAAGTCGACCACAGTTACAAACGTGTTGTAGAGAGCTGGTTTCCCGACTTAGTCCAGAAAGAACAGTCTAAAAGCAAAGCTAGCGATGCGGGAGAAACGAACCGAGAGTCTGGGAAGAATCAAAGCCAGCCTGAGAG TACGGCTACTATTAGTGGTGAGAAGTCCCCCTTGAAGTccccgaagaagaagaagcagactgttcccatggcaaccaAGATCGGCAGTCTGGTGGAGGGGAAGATCCTTCCGAAGCTGAAGAAGAGACAACAGGTGCAGCAGTGGGAGCAGACAG AAAGCAAAGCACCCACAGCCGACACAACAGAGAGTGAGGATCAGGACAGTAAGCTGAACTCCCTGTCCCAGCGGAAACAGCCAGGCGGTCAGCCGCAAACTGGACATGAGATGACCGGTCAGTCGCAAGGTGGACGCAAGATGTCCAGGAGTCAGGTACGGAGGATGAAGAGGAGACAGAAGAAGGCCTTGGAGCAACAGACAGCTGGAACACAAGA TGTGCCAGAACCAGAAGCAGTGACAGGACAGTTTCCAACCCTGGAGAACCTCTTACAGAGCCCCTCCAAGGGGCCACAGGGAAAAGAGGAAGACATTGGGCAAAACAAGGACAAAGAAAATAGCACAGGCAAGAAGAACAATGGCCCAAAAAAGTCACCAAGTCATGCAGGGGTGAATGTTAAAGTAGAGACATCATTGCAGAAACATAAAGatggaaaagaagaagaaagcaaagaaatgaaaatttcTGCTACAGGGTCATCAGCTACTAGTGTAAAGATAGAAGATATTGCAGCTACTTCTCAAGCAATGAAGGACACTGTTGGTGAGAAAACATCCACCCCTCACACTCAAAAGGGACAGATAAAGGTAAAGAAGGAACGGAAAACCCCATCATCTTCTTCTGAAGAAAAGAAGACAGCTACCAATGAACAACCATCATTGCCTCACATAGGAGAAAAGAAAGTGAAGAAAGAATCCTCATCTCCAAATACTTCTAAAAGTAAGAAAGACTCCACAGGTGAGGAGGAAACATCACCTCCTTCCTCTCAAGTAGGACAGAAGCAAGTTGAGACAGAACCCAAGACTTTAGATACAGTTAACAGGAGTGATGACGGCACATTTCAGAGCCCAGCGTCACAGAAAACATCTTCTGTAAATGATGGTGGTACTATGAGCACGCCTGgatcaaagaaaaagaaaatcaagaaggATCAGCGAAGTCAAGAACGGTCTGTGACAAAATCACCAAAGTCTTCCAAACTAAcagcagaaaaacaacaagaaacaagTCTGAAGTTGTCCAGTCCAAAGGATGAGACAAAAGAAGACCAGGGTATTAGTCCAAGCCcagaaaggaaaaacaaaagaaaaagatcCCAGGCTACACAGAAGCAGACTTCACCAGATCTGACAGTTAGGTCTAAACCAGGCAGTTCTGATTGTGATTTGAACAAAACTGCAGAGAGGAGAGACTTGGAACAGAAAGACACAAGTCAAGACACAAGTGTTCTTGTGTCAAGTAAACGGAAGAGAAAAAGACGTAATAAGTCCAAAGAACCACCTTCGGAAGAATTAGCAGAGTCAAAGGAAGTTAAAGCAGCCTTGAAGAAGAATGTGAACTTAATCCAGGTAAACCTAAGTCTCACATTTGATGCAGAACAGGTAGGTAATGCAGAAGAAGATGCTAGCACACCTGGGGAGGGTAGGAAAAAGAGAAAACGGAGAAAAGCCAAGAAAGTTGTGACACCTGAGGAGCAAGAACCACATGCACCTGTTGAACCTTCACCTGTTAAGAAACCCAAGCTGCAAAACCAACCTGATCTGCTAGGAGGTGCTGCTAAACAGACAACAGAAAAAAGCACTACTTCAGTTTCTCAAGCCAGTCCTACAACTGGTCAAAAAACAAGTCTAGCTaagaaggaaaagaagaaaagaaagaatccTTTGGTTGCAGAACAAGGCAGTGAAAAGGAAACAGCGGAAGACAACATTGTCTCAAATACAGAAGAGACACCAGCCAAGAAGCAAAGACTTTCTACTGAAAATACTGAAAAGGGGCCGCATTCTACTGATAATGTCGCTACTTCTGATGCACAACCAACAGCTGCTCTGAAAAGGAAGAGAAGGAGGGCAAGGAGGAGAAAAAGGACATCTTCAGAACAG AGTCAGTCGTCAGAGACAGGAggcagtactgcagtggagccTGCATTGAATGATGGTGGTACAGTCAGTCCTGCAAAACCTGAG GATGAATCTGTCACCACTTTGTCACCAAAGACGAaaaggaagagaaaaaaaagaagaagataa